In Anoplopoma fimbria isolate UVic2021 breed Golden Eagle Sablefish chromosome 7, Afim_UVic_2022, whole genome shotgun sequence, the DNA window AAACTGTAACTTACCTGAACACTGacagctgtttttcttgttcACCTTGTAGATCGAAATACCGAGTAAAACAACCAGGATGTAAAACAACCAGGATGTTGGTGAATACCAAAGCCCCACTCAAGAAATACACCAAGACAAGAGAGTCCACCTCATCTGTAGAGTCAGACACCAGAAATGGAGCTTTCAGGTTTTATCTCCATGTTCATGTCAAGtttgattgaaaacaaaaatcaactGTTCATCTGATGAGTTGGAGTGTTACTAACCCTTAAAGTCCAGCTTGGTCCCGTTTCCAAACAGTATGTGTCCACACGAGGCAACAGCACAGTAGTAGGTCCCAGCATGAGACCGATTCAGGTCCATCATCGGCAGTTTGTagacacaggtgtgtgtttgtgtgttgggttTCCTCTCACACTGATCATTCCTGCCTCCATGGGTGTAAATTAGTCCTGGATGAGATTCTTCAGAGTCTTTGAACCAGTAAACATTGAGTTGTTCATCACAGGTCCCAGTGTGAACTGTACAGTTCAGGGTCACAGAGCCTCCTGGCTGGATGGACTCAGATTCTGACTGGTGGACCAAAGCCGGGACTTTAAAACCTGAACCCTGTACACTGAGAACAGTGCCTTCGGCAAAAGTAAACATAAATGCAGTGCTAATTGCGCAGTAGTAGGATGCTGAGTCTGAAATGTGCAAATCCAAAATTGTCaagtgatttattctgttttcagtATCCAGGGTGAAGC includes these proteins:
- the LOC129093475 gene encoding LOW QUALITY PROTEIN: uncharacterized protein LOC129093475 (The sequence of the model RefSeq protein was modified relative to this genomic sequence to represent the inferred CDS: deleted 1 base in 1 codon), producing MTSPRLSSYVTWLFLWKMAHATDMKLSSLVHQDRGFVSANVGDTMTLRCFYNNDEPAWLYWYKQPLGKNLNLISIVYVFDKKHVFYHEFKNNTRFTLDTENRINHLTILDLHISDSASYYCAISTAFMFTFAEGTVLSVQGSGFKVPALVHQSESESIQPGGSVTLNCTVHTGTCDEQLNVYWFKDSEESHPGLIYTHGGRNDQCERKPNTQTHTCVYKLPMMDLNRSHAGTYYCAVASCGHILFGNGTKLDFKDEVDSLVLVYFLSGALVFTNILVVLILVVLLGISIYKVNKKNSCQCSESHVRSSTPSPANTEGNRNADSSPYAALGFNLPNESRRQRTSTHVECVYSSVKQ